A region from the Fusarium graminearum PH-1 chromosome 4, whole genome shotgun sequence genome encodes:
- a CDS encoding phenylacrylic acid decarboxylase has translation MKIGNRNQSYLSWGGARDQVYENALPSLESTRPTRIVVGITGATGAPYAIRILTLLHHLGVETHLIISKWALATLKYETSMSEADIRGLASRSYTAKDLSAPIASGSFQHDGMMIVPCSMKTLAAVRSGYCDDLISRAADVTLKEDRILLLAIRETPLSSIHLENMLALRRANAIIFPPVPAFYTRPGGIDDIVDQSAGRMLDMMGIFTDGFERWEGFKKAQTEM, from the exons ATGAAGATTGGCAATCGAAA CCAATCGTACTTGAGCTGGGGTGGAGCACGAGACCAGGTTTACGAGAATGCTCTCCCATCTTTGGAATCAACAAGGCCGACGAGGATTGTTGTCGGGATTACAGGTGCAACAGGTGCCCCGTACGCCATCCGCATCTTAAcccttcttcaccacctAGGTGTGGAGACTCATCTTATCATTAGCAAATGGGCATTAGCCACACTCAAATACGAAACATCCATGAGCGAAGCTGATATTCGAGGCCTTGCGAGTAGATCATACACAGCAAAAGATCTCTCAGCACCAATCGCTTCAGGATCCTTTCAGCATGACGGAATGATGATCGTTCCCTGTAGCATGAAAACTCTTGCTGCAGTACGATCTGGTTACTGCGATGACCTAATATCAAGAGCCGCCGATGTCACACTCAAGGAAGACCGCATACTACTCCTAGCTATTAGGGAAACACCTTTGAGTTCTATTCATCTTGAGAATATGCTTGCTCTTCGTCGTGCTaacgccatcatcttccctCCTGTTCCGGCTTTCTATACCAGGCCTGGGGGTATCGATGATATTGTCGATCAAAGTGCTGGAAGGATGTTGGATATGATGGGAATATTCACTGATGGATTTGAGCGATGGGAGGGGTTCAAGAAAGCTCAGACTGAGATGTAG